The following coding sequences lie in one Capnocytophaga stomatis genomic window:
- the ruvA gene encoding Holliday junction branch migration protein RuvA, whose translation MITQLQGKLVEKNLTYVVIDCGGVGYFVNITLHTFSSLPDSESIKLYTHLQIKEDSHTLYGFLTKAEREVFVLLLSVSGVGASTARTMLSSLTAAHVRSAIINGDVVSIQSVKGIGAKTAQRIILDLKDKMMKLQDFEDIPHNELNTNKEEALAALEVLGFARKQAEKVVDKIVKSASGEISVEEIIKQSLKSL comes from the coding sequence ATGATTACTCAATTACAAGGAAAGCTCGTTGAAAAAAATCTAACCTATGTGGTTATAGATTGTGGCGGGGTGGGGTATTTTGTGAATATTACACTGCACACTTTCTCATCACTCCCTGATAGTGAATCTATTAAGCTATACACGCATTTGCAAATCAAAGAAGATTCCCACACACTTTACGGATTTCTGACCAAAGCGGAACGTGAAGTTTTTGTGCTATTGCTATCAGTTTCAGGGGTTGGAGCAAGTACAGCCCGAACGATGCTTTCTTCACTAACGGCAGCCCACGTACGAAGTGCCATCATAAACGGAGATGTAGTTAGTATTCAATCTGTTAAAGGAATCGGAGCAAAAACGGCTCAACGTATAATTTTAGATTTGAAAGACAAAATGATGAAATTACAAGATTTTGAAGATATTCCTCACAACGAACTGAATACCAACAAGGAAGAAGCTCTCGCAGCATTAGAAGTCTTAGGATTTGCCCGAAAACAAGCCGAAAAAGTGGTAGACAAAATTGTAAAATCAGCTTCGGGAGAAATCTCTGTAGAAGAAATTATAAAGCAATCTCTCAAAAGTTTGTGA